From a region of the Erythrobacter neustonensis genome:
- the topA gene encoding type I DNA topoisomerase: protein MQLVIVESPAKAKTIEKYLGKDFKVLASYGHVRDLPPKDGSVKPDEDFAMDWELYRDKQSRFKEIADAAKGASRLVLATDPDREGEAISWHVQELLKKRKSLPAKVDRVTFNAITKQAVTEAMTRPRDLDQPLIDAYLARRALDYLFGFTLSPVLWRKLPGAKSAGRVQSVALRLIVEREREIEAFRADEYWSVVARLMHDGTAFDARLVKFRGEKLERLSLGTEGIAMEAKAAVEAGRFTVEGVETKPVKRNPAPPFTTSTLQQEAARKLGYSAQHTMRLAQSLYEAGAITYMRTDGVQMDMSAIHAARDAIAARFSPDYRPEKPRMYSTKAKNAQEAHEAIRPTDFTRERAGTGDEAKLYDLIFKRAMASQMATALLERTTVTLRDPTGQHELRATGQVVKFPGFLAVYQESFDDSDDEDGSLLPVLKNGDLPAKRSVDATQHFTQPPPRFSEASLVKRLEELGIGRPSTYASTIQTLRDRAYVRVEKNRFFAEESGRLLTAFLERFFPTYVAYDFTAGMEDELDVVSDGREEYKVLLERFWRDFKPKADEVMEKLPSEVTEALDEYLADFLFPPREDGSDPRACPLCAAEGRDGGRLALRGGKFGAFVACANYPECKYTRRFAQPGADGGDGAEDGIMGQHPETGENILRKTGRFGPYVEMGEGKEAKRASIPKDLDDFDLDWAVKLLGLPRIIGAHPETALEIEANIGRYGPYLRHDGKYGRLTNTREVFEVGMNRAVDILAQAATRGGAARGKSEPIATLGAHPTSGGEIKVMPGRYGPYVTDGTTNATIARDMKPEDVTLAIAIELIDARAAKGPAKGKKKKAAPKKAPAKKPAAKKAAAKKPAAKKAPAKKPAAKKATPATN from the coding sequence ATGCAGCTCGTCATCGTCGAATCCCCCGCCAAAGCGAAAACCATCGAGAAATATCTCGGCAAGGACTTCAAGGTTCTCGCGTCCTATGGCCACGTCCGCGATCTGCCGCCCAAGGATGGCAGCGTGAAGCCCGACGAGGACTTCGCGATGGACTGGGAACTCTACCGCGACAAGCAGAGCCGCTTCAAGGAAATCGCCGACGCGGCCAAGGGCGCCAGCCGCCTCGTTCTCGCCACCGACCCTGATCGTGAGGGCGAGGCGATCAGCTGGCACGTGCAGGAGCTGCTGAAGAAGCGGAAAAGCCTGCCCGCCAAGGTCGACCGCGTCACCTTCAACGCGATCACCAAGCAGGCGGTGACCGAGGCGATGACCCGCCCGCGTGACCTCGATCAACCGCTGATCGATGCCTATCTCGCGCGCCGCGCGCTCGACTATCTGTTCGGCTTCACCCTGTCGCCGGTGCTGTGGCGCAAGCTGCCGGGCGCAAAATCGGCGGGCCGCGTGCAATCGGTCGCGCTGCGTCTGATCGTCGAGCGCGAGCGCGAGATCGAGGCCTTCCGCGCGGACGAATACTGGAGCGTGGTCGCGCGCCTGATGCACGATGGCACCGCGTTCGATGCGCGCCTCGTCAAGTTCCGCGGCGAAAAGCTTGAGCGCCTGAGCCTCGGCACCGAGGGCATCGCCATGGAAGCCAAGGCCGCGGTCGAAGCCGGGCGTTTCACTGTCGAAGGCGTGGAGACCAAACCGGTCAAGCGCAACCCCGCGCCGCCGTTCACCACCTCGACGCTGCAACAGGAAGCCGCGCGCAAACTGGGCTATTCGGCGCAGCACACGATGCGGCTGGCGCAGAGCCTCTATGAAGCGGGCGCGATCACCTACATGCGGACCGACGGCGTGCAGATGGACATGAGCGCGATCCACGCCGCGCGCGATGCGATCGCGGCGCGCTTCAGCCCCGACTATCGCCCCGAAAAGCCGCGGATGTATTCGACCAAGGCCAAGAACGCGCAGGAAGCGCACGAGGCCATCCGTCCGACCGATTTCACCCGCGAACGTGCCGGCACGGGCGACGAGGCGAAGCTGTACGACCTCATCTTCAAGCGCGCGATGGCGAGCCAGATGGCGACCGCGCTGCTCGAACGCACCACGGTCACGCTGCGCGATCCGACCGGGCAGCACGAACTGCGCGCCACCGGACAGGTGGTGAAATTTCCGGGCTTCCTTGCGGTCTATCAGGAAAGCTTCGACGACAGCGATGACGAGGACGGCAGTCTGCTGCCCGTGCTGAAAAACGGCGATCTGCCCGCCAAGCGCAGCGTCGATGCGACCCAGCACTTCACCCAGCCGCCGCCGCGCTTTTCCGAAGCGTCGCTGGTCAAGCGGCTGGAGGAACTCGGCATCGGGCGCCCATCGACCTATGCCTCGACCATCCAGACCCTGCGCGACCGCGCCTATGTGCGGGTGGAGAAGAACCGCTTTTTCGCCGAGGAATCGGGCCGTCTCCTGACCGCTTTTCTCGAACGCTTCTTCCCGACCTATGTCGCCTATGATTTCACCGCCGGGATGGAGGACGAGCTCGATGTCGTCTCCGACGGGCGCGAGGAATACAAGGTGCTGCTCGAACGGTTCTGGCGCGATTTCAAGCCCAAGGCCGACGAGGTGATGGAGAAGCTACCCTCGGAAGTGACCGAGGCGCTCGACGAATATCTCGCCGATTTCCTGTTCCCCCCGCGCGAGGACGGCAGCGACCCGCGCGCCTGCCCGCTGTGCGCGGCCGAAGGGCGCGATGGCGGCAGGCTGGCGCTGCGCGGCGGCAAGTTCGGTGCGTTCGTGGCCTGCGCCAACTATCCCGAATGCAAATACACCCGCCGCTTTGCCCAGCCGGGCGCTGATGGCGGGGACGGGGCCGAAGACGGGATCATGGGCCAGCATCCCGAAACCGGCGAGAACATTCTGCGCAAGACCGGGCGGTTCGGCCCCTACGTCGAAATGGGCGAGGGCAAGGAAGCCAAGCGCGCGAGCATCCCCAAGGATCTCGACGATTTTGATCTCGACTGGGCGGTGAAACTGCTGGGCCTGCCGCGCATCATCGGCGCGCACCCCGAGACCGCGCTCGAGATCGAGGCGAATATCGGGCGTTACGGGCCTTACCTGCGGCATGACGGCAAGTATGGCCGGCTCACCAATACCCGCGAGGTCTTCGAGGTAGGGATGAACCGCGCGGTCGATATCCTCGCGCAGGCCGCCACCCGCGGCGGCGCGGCGCGCGGCAAGTCCGAACCCATCGCCACGCTCGGCGCGCACCCCACCAGCGGGGGCGAGATCAAGGTGATGCCGGGCCGCTATGGCCCCTATGTCACCGACGGCACCACCAACGCGACGATCGCGCGCGACATGAAGCCCGAGGACGTGACGCTCGCCATCGCGATCGAACTGATCGATGCGCGCGCGGCGAAAGGCCCGGCCAAGGGCAAGAAAAAGAAGGCCGCTCCCAAGAAAGCGCCCGCCAAGAAGCCTGCGGCAAAGAAGGCGGCGGCAAAAAAACCGGCGGCCAAGAAGGCGCCCGCCAAGAAGCCCGCGGCAAAGAAGGCCACGCCTGCGACGAACTGA
- a CDS encoding response regulator, with product MHNLIKRNSGPHRRTAMEGKTLAEKLAQNEKALEAGIAAAAQEIAAQQTREAAEPEPATAEITPPAGAPAAPGAAANHGDDTAAIVAAAKAMRDRYPARDNAAPAQRTCLIVDDSRVIRKVSSKIAISLGYTPIEAENGEEALARCKKSMPDLVLTDWNMPEMDGITFVTKLRAIPTPKEPTVVFCTSNGEARDIHDGIAAGADDYIVKPFDEAALKAKLERLDRG from the coding sequence ATGCACAATCTTATCAAGCGCAATTCCGGTCCCCACCGCCGCACCGCGATGGAAGGCAAGACGCTGGCCGAAAAACTGGCGCAGAACGAAAAGGCGCTCGAAGCCGGGATCGCTGCCGCCGCGCAGGAAATCGCTGCGCAGCAGACGCGCGAAGCCGCCGAACCCGAACCCGCGACCGCCGAAATCACGCCGCCCGCCGGCGCGCCCGCTGCGCCCGGTGCGGCTGCAAACCACGGCGATGATACCGCCGCGATCGTCGCGGCGGCCAAGGCGATGCGCGACCGCTACCCGGCGCGCGATAACGCCGCGCCCGCACAGCGCACCTGCCTGATCGTCGATGACAGCCGCGTGATCCGCAAGGTATCGAGCAAGATCGCGATCAGCCTCGGCTACACCCCCATCGAAGCCGAGAACGGCGAAGAGGCGCTTGCCCGGTGCAAGAAATCGATGCCCGATCTGGTGCTGACCGATTGGAACATGCCCGAAATGGACGGGATCACCTTCGTCACCAAATTGCGCGCGATCCCGACGCCCAAGGAGCCGACGGTGGTGTTCTGCACGTCCAACGGCGAAGCGCGCGACATCCACGATGGCATTGCCGCAGGCGCGGATGATTACATCGTCAAACCCTTCGACGAGGCGGCGCTCAAGGCCAAGCTCGAACGGCTCGACCGCGGCTGA
- a CDS encoding PAS domain-containing protein, whose translation MPTTFQEAHSPLLGQITFRQLADAMPQMVWSTLPDGLHDYYNARWYEFTGAPLGSTDGEGWNDMFHPEDQERAWTVWRRSLATGEPYEIEYRLRHHSGEYRWALGRALPVRGEEGQIVRWVGTCTDIHEHKQSEQMNAVLSRELSHRIKNIFAVIGGIIGISSRQFPQLETLATQLQSRVAALGRAHDYARPHSEDSAPHGGPSQLTEMLRQLLSPYPALDEGRITIEGEQLTVDDRGATPIGLTFHELATNSMKYGALSASDGQVRIVVSSEDGNVTIEWIETGGPPVVKPDFIGFGTELTEIAIVAQLGGTIDREWLPEGLRVTIRILAERLRR comes from the coding sequence GTGCCGACAACCTTTCAAGAAGCCCATTCGCCCCTGCTCGGGCAGATCACGTTCCGCCAGCTGGCCGATGCCATGCCGCAGATGGTGTGGTCGACGCTGCCCGACGGCCTGCACGATTATTACAACGCGCGCTGGTACGAATTCACCGGCGCGCCCTTGGGTTCGACCGATGGCGAGGGCTGGAACGACATGTTCCACCCAGAGGATCAGGAACGCGCCTGGACAGTGTGGCGCCGCAGCCTGGCAACGGGCGAGCCTTACGAAATCGAATATCGCCTGCGCCATCACAGCGGCGAATACCGATGGGCGCTGGGCCGCGCGCTGCCGGTGCGCGGGGAAGAGGGGCAGATCGTGCGCTGGGTGGGCACCTGCACCGATATCCACGAACACAAGCAGTCCGAACAGATGAACGCGGTTCTGAGCCGCGAACTCAGCCACCGGATCAAGAACATCTTTGCCGTGATCGGCGGGATCATCGGAATTTCCTCGCGCCAGTTCCCGCAGCTCGAAACGCTGGCCACCCAGCTGCAGTCGCGCGTCGCCGCGCTGGGCCGCGCGCATGATTACGCCCGCCCGCACAGCGAAGACAGCGCGCCGCATGGCGGCCCCTCGCAGCTGACCGAAATGCTGCGCCAGTTGCTCAGCCCCTATCCCGCGCTCGATGAAGGGCGGATCACGATTGAGGGCGAGCAGCTGACCGTCGATGATCGCGGCGCGACGCCGATCGGTCTGACCTTCCACGAGCTGGCGACCAATTCGATGAAATACGGCGCGCTGTCGGCGTCCGATGGCCAGGTGCGGATCGTGGTGTCGTCGGAAGATGGCAATGTCACGATCGAATGGATCGAGACGGGCGGCCCGCCGGTCGTGAAGCCGGACTTCATCGGGTTCGGCACCGAGCTCACGGAAATCGCGATCGTCGCACAGCTGGGCGGAACGATTGACCGCGAATGGCTGCCCGAGGGTCTGCGGGTCACGATCAGGATTTTGGCGGAACGCCTGCGCCGCTGA
- a CDS encoding response regulator — MSDPILIVEDEFFIAFEMKRILEQHGYEVAGIAADREGAMALANQGIALALVDLNLRDGLTGPDIGARLAQDLGVTVIFITANPRQLGDGVAGTIGVLTKPADAQTLTDAVSFALERRRGLAKDPPQALRCFG, encoded by the coding sequence ATGTCAGACCCCATCCTCATTGTCGAAGACGAGTTCTTCATCGCTTTTGAAATGAAGCGCATCCTTGAGCAGCACGGCTACGAGGTGGCAGGGATCGCGGCAGACCGCGAAGGCGCGATGGCGCTCGCCAATCAGGGGATCGCACTGGCGCTGGTCGATCTGAACCTGCGCGACGGGCTGACTGGCCCCGATATCGGTGCGCGGCTTGCGCAGGATCTGGGTGTGACCGTGATCTTCATCACCGCCAACCCGCGCCAGCTGGGCGACGGGGTTGCCGGAACCATCGGCGTGCTGACCAAGCCCGCCGATGCCCAGACGCTGACCGATGCGGTCAGTTTCGCGCTGGAACGCCGCCGCGGACTTGCCAAGGATCCGCCGCAGGCGCTGCGCTGCTTCGGCTGA
- the era gene encoding GTPase Era, translating to MTDIETSSAAPAPANTRCGVVAVLGAPNAGKSTLVNALVGQKVAITSPKAQTTRARMLGIALHELAGVPTQMILVDTPGIFAPKRRLDRAMVSAAWEGAEAADAVLLMVDPIKQRRHELEPLLETLAGRPERKILVLNKVDRAKKEPLLALAQDLAAKVDFAEIFFISALNGDGVAELKDHIAGMMPLAEWMYPEDQVSDASERLLATEITREQLYQQLHEELPYDSAVRPERYEVRPDGSIEIHQQIVVTRDNQRAIVLGKGGSKIKAIGAAARAELMEVLGTKVHLFLHVKVLENWAEDKEVFEEIGLDWVR from the coding sequence ATGACCGACATCGAAACCTCTTCCGCCGCCCCTGCCCCCGCCAACACGCGCTGCGGCGTCGTCGCCGTGCTCGGCGCGCCCAATGCAGGCAAATCGACGCTGGTGAACGCGCTGGTCGGACAGAAGGTCGCGATCACCTCGCCCAAGGCGCAAACCACGCGCGCGCGGATGCTCGGGATTGCACTGCACGAACTGGCGGGTGTGCCGACACAGATGATCCTCGTCGACACCCCCGGCATCTTTGCCCCCAAGCGCCGGCTTGACCGCGCGATGGTCAGCGCCGCATGGGAAGGCGCCGAAGCGGCCGATGCGGTGCTGCTGATGGTCGATCCGATCAAGCAGCGCCGCCACGAGCTTGAACCCCTGCTCGAAACGCTGGCAGGCCGGCCCGAACGCAAGATCCTCGTCCTCAACAAGGTCGATCGCGCGAAGAAGGAACCGCTGCTCGCACTTGCGCAGGACCTTGCCGCCAAGGTCGACTTTGCCGAAATCTTCTTCATCTCGGCGCTCAACGGCGACGGGGTTGCCGAACTCAAGGATCACATCGCCGGGATGATGCCGCTGGCTGAATGGATGTATCCCGAAGATCAGGTGTCCGATGCTTCCGAGCGCCTGCTCGCGACCGAGATCACGCGCGAACAGCTCTACCAGCAGCTCCACGAGGAACTGCCCTATGACAGCGCGGTGCGGCCCGAACGCTATGAAGTGCGGCCCGATGGCAGCATCGAGATCCACCAGCAGATCGTCGTCACCCGCGACAACCAGCGCGCGATCGTGCTCGGCAAGGGCGGATCGAAGATCAAGGCGATCGGGGCGGCTGCGCGCGCCGAACTGATGGAGGTGCTGGGCACGAAGGTGCACCTGTTCCTGCACGTCAAGGTTCTGGAAAACTGGGCCGAAGACAAGGAAGTGTTCGAGGAAATCGGGCTCGACTGGGTGCGCTGA
- the rnc gene encoding ribonuclease III yields MTAALAPDTRAWLTAQGFAPAADAVWLEALTHGSFNGSGSADAADYQRLEFLGDRVLGLSVAAWLFRAGDAPEGKLSQRLNALVSGATCARIARSIGLPPHIRLGKQARDDGGSDSDKILGDVMEALIGACFIEHGFEAAQTLIYRLWASELEGDVGKSKHPKSALQEWAAGNRRMTPLYEVVDRSGPDHAARFTVRVSVRNVGAAEATASSKGEAEKLAAKAFLEQFG; encoded by the coding sequence GTGACCGCCGCGCTTGCCCCCGACACCCGCGCCTGGCTGACCGCGCAGGGCTTTGCGCCCGCGGCTGACGCGGTCTGGCTGGAGGCGCTGACGCATGGCAGCTTCAACGGATCGGGCAGCGCCGATGCGGCCGATTACCAGCGGCTCGAATTCCTTGGCGACCGGGTGCTGGGCCTGTCGGTCGCGGCGTGGCTGTTCCGTGCGGGCGATGCGCCTGAAGGCAAGCTGTCGCAGCGCCTCAATGCGCTGGTCAGCGGCGCCACTTGTGCGCGGATCGCACGCTCCATCGGCCTGCCCCCGCATATCCGGCTGGGCAAGCAGGCGCGCGACGATGGCGGATCGGACAGCGACAAGATTTTGGGCGACGTGATGGAGGCGCTGATCGGCGCGTGCTTCATCGAACACGGGTTCGAGGCGGCACAGACGCTGATCTACCGCCTTTGGGCTAGCGAGCTTGAAGGCGATGTCGGCAAGTCGAAGCATCCCAAGAGCGCGCTTCAGGAATGGGCCGCGGGCAACCGGCGGATGACCCCGCTTTATGAAGTCGTCGACCGCTCGGGCCCCGATCATGCCGCGCGTTTTACGGTGCGCGTTTCGGTGCGCAATGTCGGCGCTGCCGAGGCGACCGCTTCGAGCAAGGGCGAGGCGGAAAAACTCGCCGCCAAGGCGTTCCTCGAACAGTTCGGCTGA
- the lepB gene encoding signal peptidase I: MDAKTQSLGTGQPDAVQPRSGDSWGSFAWFIIKLLVVVLAFRVFVFSPFSIPSESMLPRLMNGDYLLASKWPYGFSRRSLPFDFDLPEGRLLPGTPERGDIVIFKHPVDGRDYIKRVIGLPGDRVAVVSGQVVLNGVRLRQVPIGDALVPLSPNTGCAWGGEAGRIPGGTEACRYRASRETLPGGRSYRVIDFGRTPADNYPERTVPEGALFLMGDNRDNSLDSRFPAAAGEGVGLVAQDLLVGRAEVIVWSTDGSADWLKPWTWFSAARWDRIGDRL; encoded by the coding sequence ATGGATGCAAAGACCCAATCGCTTGGCACCGGCCAGCCCGACGCAGTCCAGCCCCGTTCGGGCGACAGCTGGGGCAGCTTTGCGTGGTTTATCATCAAGCTGTTAGTCGTGGTGCTGGCCTTCCGGGTATTCGTATTCTCGCCCTTTTCGATCCCGTCGGAAAGCATGCTGCCGCGGCTGATGAACGGCGACTACCTGCTCGCGTCGAAATGGCCCTATGGCTTTTCGCGCCGGTCGCTGCCGTTCGATTTCGACCTGCCCGAAGGGCGGCTGCTGCCCGGCACGCCGGAACGCGGCGATATCGTGATCTTCAAGCATCCGGTCGACGGGCGCGATTACATCAAGCGCGTGATTGGCCTGCCGGGCGACCGTGTGGCGGTGGTGAGCGGACAGGTGGTGCTCAACGGCGTGCGGCTGCGCCAGGTGCCGATTGGCGATGCGCTGGTGCCGCTTTCTCCCAATACGGGCTGCGCATGGGGCGGCGAAGCGGGACGCATCCCGGGCGGCACCGAGGCGTGCCGATACCGCGCGTCGCGCGAAACGCTGCCCGGCGGGCGCAGCTACCGCGTGATCGATTTCGGGCGCACCCCGGCCGATAACTACCCCGAACGCACTGTCCCCGAAGGCGCGCTGTTCCTGATGGGCGACAACCGCGACAATTCGCTCGACAGCCGCTTTCCTGCCGCCGCAGGCGAAGGCGTGGGACTGGTCGCGCAAGACCTGCTGGTCGGCCGCGCGGAGGTGATCGTCTGGTCGACCGATGGCAGCGCGGACTGGCTCAAACCCTGGACCTGGTTCTCGGCCGCGCGCTGGGACCGTATCGGAGACCGCCTGTGA
- the pgi gene encoding glucose-6-phosphate isomerase — MSGSGEAMTAAWTALRGLPQHSLADLFAADAQRPQAMTRHIAWPAAPGGQSDAQAGMLIDFSKTHLGEDTLTAFEALADAAGFDAAREALFGGGIVNTTEGRAATHGALRGSGTPAAVEEAEALLARMGMLLEAIHEGALGEIKHCIAIGIGGSALGPALAIDALTRDLALVDVHVVSNIDGLALEAAFRACDPATTLIALASKTFTTTETMTNAASALKWLADNGVEDPGGRVIALTAAPEKAVEWGVDETRVLPFPESVGGRYSLFSSIGFPVALAVGMDEFAHMLAGAKAVDDHFRDTNARANAPLLAAFADQYYTRLKGCQTRAVFAYDERLKLLPDYLQQLEMESNGKSVTQGGAPVDGPTAAVTWGGVGTDAQHAVFQLLHQGTHLIPVDFIASIAPGDDLDPAHHRILLMNCLAQGAALMAGKTSDDPARAYPGDRPSTTFLVDDCDAAALGALIAFHEHRTFANAVLMGINPFDQFGVELGKAIAKQIESGEGDFDASTKALMAAAGLG, encoded by the coding sequence ATGAGCGGATCGGGCGAAGCGATGACGGCGGCATGGACAGCCTTGCGCGGTCTGCCGCAGCACAGCCTGGCCGACCTGTTCGCCGCCGATGCGCAGCGGCCCCAGGCGATGACCCGGCACATCGCATGGCCCGCCGCGCCCGGCGGCCAGAGCGATGCGCAAGCGGGCATGCTGATCGATTTTTCCAAGACGCATCTGGGCGAGGATACGCTCACCGCGTTCGAGGCGCTGGCCGATGCGGCGGGTTTTGATGCGGCGCGCGAGGCCTTGTTCGGCGGCGGAATCGTCAACACCACCGAAGGCCGCGCCGCGACCCACGGCGCGCTGCGCGGCAGCGGCACGCCTGCGGCGGTCGAGGAGGCCGAGGCGTTGCTCGCGCGGATGGGGATGCTGCTCGAGGCGATCCACGAAGGCGCGCTGGGCGAGATCAAGCATTGCATCGCGATCGGCATCGGCGGATCGGCGCTCGGCCCCGCGCTCGCGATCGACGCGCTGACCCGCGATCTGGCGCTGGTCGATGTCCATGTCGTCTCGAACATCGACGGGCTGGCACTGGAAGCGGCATTCCGCGCCTGCGATCCCGCGACCACGCTGATCGCGCTGGCATCGAAAACCTTCACCACCACCGAGACGATGACCAATGCGGCGAGCGCGCTGAAATGGCTCGCCGACAACGGCGTCGAAGACCCGGGCGGGCGGGTGATCGCGCTGACCGCCGCGCCCGAGAAGGCGGTCGAATGGGGCGTGGACGAAACCCGCGTGCTGCCGTTCCCCGAAAGCGTGGGCGGGCGCTATTCGCTGTTTTCTAGCATCGGCTTCCCCGTCGCGCTGGCGGTGGGGATGGATGAATTTGCGCACATGCTTGCCGGCGCCAAGGCGGTGGACGACCATTTCCGCGACACGAACGCGCGTGCCAATGCCCCGCTGCTCGCCGCCTTTGCCGACCAGTATTACACGCGCCTCAAGGGCTGCCAGACCCGCGCGGTCTTCGCCTATGACGAACGGCTGAAGCTGCTGCCCGATTATCTCCAGCAGCTCGAAATGGAATCGAACGGCAAATCGGTCACGCAAGGCGGCGCCCCTGTCGACGGGCCGACCGCGGCGGTGACATGGGGCGGGGTGGGGACGGACGCGCAGCACGCGGTGTTCCAGCTGCTCCATCAGGGCACGCACCTGATCCCGGTCGATTTCATCGCCAGCATCGCGCCGGGCGACGATCTCGATCCCGCGCACCACCGCATCCTGCTGATGAACTGCCTTGCGCAGGGCGCAGCGCTGATGGCGGGCAAGACCTCGGACGATCCGGCGCGTGCCTATCCGGGGGATCGGCCCTCGACCACCTTCCTCGTCGATGATTGCGATGCGGCGGCGCTCGGCGCGCTAATCGCGTTCCACGAACACCGCACCTTTGCCAATGCGGTGCTGATGGGCATCAACCCCTTCGACCAGTTCGGCGTCGAACTGGGCAAGGCGATCGCCAAGCAGATCGAAAGCGGCGAGGGGGATTTCGACGCCTCGACCAAGGCGCTGATGGCGGCGGCGGGGTTGGGGTAA
- a CDS encoding DEAD/DEAH box helicase, translating into MTTFADLGLSQPVLQALDLKGYNTPTPIQEQAIPPVLKGRDLLGIAQTGTGKTAAFMLPSIDRLREADKQIPFKSCRMLVLAPTRELAVQIADSAKDYGALAGLKVQSIVGGTSVGKDRNKLHRGTDILVATPGRLLDLIDQKAFNLNGIEVLVLDEADQMLDLGFIHALRKIRELAPKDRQTLFFSATMPKAIKELVSGYCNNPVQVSVTPESTTAERIDQYLFMVQQDEKLSLLTMILQRRHEVPGEFERVLIFTRTKHGADRVVKKLEQAGIPANAIHGNKSQPQRQRALDEFRKARVPVLIATDVAARGIDIPGVSHVINYELPNVPEQYVHRIGRTARAGRDGIAIAFCAEDERAYLKDIRKVTGAELERLPLPDNFRAVVEGEGPTKPAPRVPMKRVQPRPLGQRKPQGEARGGGDRRPQQGEGRRGEGERRSAPQGERRGAPQGERRPQGDRKPQQAHGQGRSGGNGGGGDRRSPGSGGRPGGNGGGNGGGGNRGRGRPGGGGGGRPRAASV; encoded by the coding sequence ATGACGACTTTTGCTGACCTCGGGCTGTCGCAGCCCGTGCTCCAGGCCCTTGACCTCAAGGGTTACAACACGCCCACCCCGATCCAGGAACAGGCGATTCCCCCCGTATTGAAGGGCCGCGACCTGCTCGGCATCGCGCAGACCGGCACCGGCAAGACCGCCGCGTTCATGCTCCCCAGCATCGACCGGTTGCGCGAAGCCGACAAGCAGATCCCGTTCAAATCCTGCCGCATGCTGGTGCTTGCACCCACGCGCGAACTGGCCGTGCAGATTGCCGACAGCGCCAAGGATTACGGCGCGCTTGCGGGCCTCAAGGTGCAGTCGATTGTCGGCGGCACCAGCGTGGGCAAGGACCGCAACAAGCTGCACCGCGGCACCGATATTCTGGTGGCAACGCCGGGCCGTCTCCTCGATCTGATCGACCAGAAGGCATTCAACCTCAATGGGATCGAAGTCCTCGTCCTTGACGAAGCGGACCAGATGCTCGATCTCGGCTTCATCCACGCGCTGCGCAAGATCCGCGAACTGGCGCCCAAGGATCGCCAGACGCTGTTCTTCAGCGCCACCATGCCCAAGGCGATCAAGGAGCTGGTAAGCGGTTATTGCAACAACCCTGTCCAGGTTTCGGTGACGCCCGAAAGCACCACCGCCGAACGGATCGACCAGTATCTCTTCATGGTGCAGCAGGACGAGAAGCTGAGCCTTCTCACGATGATCCTGCAGCGCCGCCACGAGGTGCCGGGCGAATTCGAACGCGTGCTGATCTTCACCCGCACCAAGCACGGCGCGGACCGCGTGGTGAAGAAGCTGGAGCAGGCGGGCATCCCCGCCAACGCGATCCACGGCAACAAGTCGCAGCCGCAGCGCCAGCGCGCGCTCGACGAGTTCCGCAAGGCACGCGTGCCGGTGCTGATTGCCACGGACGTTGCCGCGCGCGGGATCGATATTCCGGGCGTCAGCCACGTCATCAATTACGAACTGCCCAACGTTCCCGAACAATATGTCCACCGCATCGGCCGCACCGCGCGCGCCGGGCGTGACGGGATCGCGATCGCCTTCTGCGCAGAGGACGAACGCGCATACCTCAAGGACATCCGCAAGGTGACGGGAGCCGAGCTTGAACGGCTGCCGCTGCCCGACAATTTCCGTGCCGTGGTCGAAGGCGAAGGCCCGACCAAGCCCGCGCCGCGCGTGCCGATGAAGCGCGTGCAGCCGCGCCCGCTCGGCCAGCGCAAGCCGCAGGGCGAAGCGCGCGGCGGCGGGGATCGCCGTCCGCAGCAGGGCGAAGGTCGCCGTGGCGAGGGCGAGCGCCGCAGCGCACCGCAGGGCGAACGCCGCGGTGCTCCGCAGGGTGAGCGTCGTCCGCAAGGCGATCGCAAGCCGCAGCAAGCGCATGGGCAGGGCCGGTCCGGCGGCAATGGCGGCGGCGGTGATCGTCGTTCGCCCGGCAGCGGCGGTCGTCCCGGGGGCAATGGTGGCGGCAATGGCGGCGGTGGCAACCGCGGCCGCGGTCGTCCCGGCGGCGGCGGCGGCGGGCGTCCGCGCGCAGCCAGCGTCTGA